A stretch of Bombus huntii isolate Logan2020A chromosome 7, iyBomHunt1.1, whole genome shotgun sequence DNA encodes these proteins:
- the LOC126867937 gene encoding regulator of microtubule dynamics protein 1-like, translating into MSQRAMEPNPKEPTLMYMLGTWCYQVSDLTWYQRKIASVIFGEPPSSSFEEALKYFETAEEIDPNFYSQNLLMLGKTYLKLNQKELATKYLKMALDYPAKNEDDRDAKQEAQKLLKKF; encoded by the coding sequence ATGTCGCAGAGAGCAATGGAACCAAATCCAAAAGAACCAACACTTATGTACATGCTTGGTACTTGGTGCTATCAAGTTTCTGATTTAACATGGTatcaaagaaaaattgcatctGTAATATTTGGAGAACCGCCATCTTCATCATTCGAGGAAGctctaaaatattttgaaactgCAGAGGAAATTGATCCCAATTTCTATagtcaaaatttattaatgttgggaaaaacctacttaaaattaaatcaaaaagAGCTAGctacgaaatatttaaaaatggccCTTGATTATCCTGCAAAGAACGAAGATGATCGAGATGCTAAACAGGAAGCGCAGAAGttgttaaagaaattttaa